Genomic segment of Archangium lipolyticum:
CCACCATGGCGCCGTTGATGTCGTGGCCCGGAGGAGCGCTCACCGTTCCCGAGATGTTGCCCGCCGCCAGGGCCGAGGAAGTGGACAGCGCCACACAGGTGGCGAGCAACGGAACCGCCCGGCGAATGGAATCGATCATGCGATGCACTCTCCAAGCGGCTCCGGCCGGGCGTCAATAGCCGTTCCAGACGCCCGGGATGAGGATGGGGACGGGCCCGTCCCCCACCCTCACTCCTCTTCGCCGTCGCCCAGCAGCTGCGCGAGGCCGGTGCCGGTGCCGGTGGCACCGGAGGCGAGGCGGCGGACGCTGGAGAGGTGGTGCAGGAGGAGGCCGCGGTTGTCGCCCACGGAGAGGTTCTGCATCTCCAGGGCGCCGATGCGGTCCTCCGGGGTGAAGGCGCTGGCCACCTTCTCCATGGAGAGCTTGCTCGGGTCGTAGGCCATGTGCTCGGCCTGGGTGTCGAGCAGGGTGTAGTCATCGCCGCGGCGCAGCTCGAGGGTGACGCTGCCGGTGATGCTGGGGGCCACCCACCGGGTGAGCGAGTCCTTGAGGAGCATGGCCTCGGGATCGAACCACTTGCCCTCGTAGAGGAAGCGGCCGAGGCGGCGGCCGAGGGAGAAGTAGAGGTCGGTGGTGGCCTCGTTGTGGATGGCGGACAGCAGGCGCTCGTAGACGATGTGGAGCAGCGCCATGCCCGGGGCCTCGTAGATGCCGCGGCTCTTGGCGTCGATGACGCGGTTCTCGAGCTGGTCGCTCATGCCCAGGCCGTGCCGGCCGCCGATGCGGTTGCACTCGAGGAAGAGCTCGAAGAGGGACGGGAAGCGCTTGCCGTTGAGGGAGACGGGCAGGCCCTGGGCGAACTCCACGGTGACGCGCTCGGGGCGGACGTCCACCTCGGGGCGCCAGTGGGCCACGCCCATGATGGGCTCCACGATGTTCATGCCCTTGTCCAGGTGCTCGAGATCCTTGGCCTCGTGCGTGGCGCCGAGCACGTTGGCGTCGGTGGAGTAGGCCTTCTCGGTGCCCATCTTGTAGGACAGGCCGATGGAGACCAGGTACTCGCTCATCTCCTTGCGGCCGCCGAAGGCGTTGACGAACTCCTGATCCAACCAGGGCTTGTAGATGCGCAGCTCCGGGTCGACGAGGATGCCGTAGCGGTAGAAGCGCTGGATGTCGTTGCCCTTGTGGGTGCTGCCGTCGCCGAAGACGTGCACGTCGTCCTCGCGCATGGCGCGGACGATGGCGGTGGTGGTGACGGCGCGGCCCAGGGGCGTGGTGTTGAAGTACTTCTTGCCGCCCACGGACAGGTGGAAGGCGCCGCACTGGATGGCGACGAGGCCCTCGCGCACCATGGCCTCACGGCAGTCCACGAGCTTCGCCTGTCTGGCCCCGTGCTGCATGGCGACGGGAGGGATGTCGGCGGGGTTCTTCTCATCGGGCTGGGCGAGGTCGGCCGTGTAGGCGTACACGTCGAGTCCCTTACGGGACATCCACGCGACGGCGGCGCGAGTGTCGAGACCACCCGAGAAGGCGAGACCAATCCGGGTACCAGCAGGGGGAAGCGAACGGTAGATGCGGCTCATGGCGCGGTGCGTGCTAGCACGGAAACGCGCGCGCGTCCTGCCCCACGTGCAGGCGCGTCACGGCTACGCTGCCGCTCCCATGAAGGCCTGGATGACCGCCATCTTCCTCTGCCTGGTGCCCGTACAGGGGTTTGCGGCATCCCCAGCGGCGATGGAGCCCCTACCCGTTCTCGTGCTGGGCATGCCTCCCCTGCCTGGAGACGAGTCGATCCGAGCCCGCCTCAAGGCCTGCATCCTCCTGGGAGACCTCACCTGTGTCGTCGACCAGTACCTCCTGCTCAAGAATATCGGACAAGTACCGGGCTGGCTCGTCTCGTTCCAGAACGCCTTCGCCGCCGCCAGCCGCAAGGCGGGCGAGTGCGAGCGTGTCGCGAAGACGATCCACGAGGGATTGACCCGGCTCGGTCAGCGCCCGGAGTACCTGCGATTCAGCGTCGAAGGG
This window contains:
- the argG gene encoding argininosuccinate synthase, translated to MSRIYRSLPPAGTRIGLAFSGGLDTRAAVAWMSRKGLDVYAYTADLAQPDEKNPADIPPVAMQHGARQAKLVDCREAMVREGLVAIQCGAFHLSVGGKKYFNTTPLGRAVTTTAIVRAMREDDVHVFGDGSTHKGNDIQRFYRYGILVDPELRIYKPWLDQEFVNAFGGRKEMSEYLVSIGLSYKMGTEKAYSTDANVLGATHEAKDLEHLDKGMNIVEPIMGVAHWRPEVDVRPERVTVEFAQGLPVSLNGKRFPSLFELFLECNRIGGRHGLGMSDQLENRVIDAKSRGIYEAPGMALLHIVYERLLSAIHNEATTDLYFSLGRRLGRFLYEGKWFDPEAMLLKDSLTRWVAPSITGSVTLELRRGDDYTLLDTQAEHMAYDPSKLSMEKVASAFTPEDRIGALEMQNLSVGDNRGLLLHHLSSVRRLASGATGTGTGLAQLLGDGEEE